A genomic segment from Desulfuromonadales bacterium encodes:
- a CDS encoding response regulator gives MARLLVVDDERDIRYLYAAELKDEGYQVDTAASGADAAELLQQHHYDLIVLDIQMKGESGLQLLQKIVREKTDLPVILCTAFSCYKDDFSSWLADAYVVKSSDLTELKSEVRRILEKRGKQGSS, from the coding sequence ATGGCCCGACTGCTGGTGGTTGACGACGAGAGGGATATCCGCTATCTGTACGCCGCGGAGCTCAAGGACGAGGGATACCAGGTCGACACAGCCGCTTCCGGTGCGGACGCTGCAGAACTGCTGCAGCAGCACCATTACGATCTGATCGTGCTCGACATCCAGATGAAGGGGGAAAGCGGCCTGCAGCTGCTGCAGAAGATCGTCCGCGAAAAAACCGACCTGCCGGTCATCCTCTGCACCGCCTTCAGCTGCTACAAGGACGACTTCTCCTCCTGGCTGGCCGACGCCTACGTGGTCAAGAGCTCCGATTTGACGGAGCTCAAGAGCGAGGTGCGGCGAATACTGGAGAAACGGGGAAAACAAGGTTCAAGTTAA